Proteins from a genomic interval of Xanthomonas sp. AM6:
- a CDS encoding ABC transporter ATP-binding protein, which produces MTNPESPIPNPEEDLAISVRGLLNRFGSQTVHEDLDLDVRRGEILGVVGGSGTGKSVLMRSILGLRDPDAGHIRVLGVDTDSKRREDRLHVERNTGVLFQDGALFSSLSVGENVQVPLKEHFGELPDSWHYELALLKVKLAGLPADAINKLPSQLSGGMRKRAGLARALALDPPLLFLDEPTAGLDPIGAAAFDRLIRTLQEALGLTVFLITHDLDTLYAICDRVAVLADRKVIATAPLAQIEQVDHPWIQEYFHGPRARAARDAKTAWTEKA; this is translated from the coding sequence TTGACCAATCCCGAATCCCCGATCCCGAATCCCGAAGAAGACCTGGCCATCTCGGTGCGCGGCCTGCTCAACCGCTTCGGCAGCCAGACCGTGCACGAGGATCTGGACCTGGACGTACGCCGCGGCGAGATCCTCGGCGTGGTCGGCGGCTCGGGCACCGGCAAGTCGGTGCTGATGCGCAGCATCCTGGGCCTGCGCGATCCCGATGCCGGCCACATCCGCGTGCTCGGCGTGGACACCGACTCCAAGCGCCGCGAAGACCGCCTGCACGTGGAGCGCAATACCGGCGTGCTGTTCCAGGACGGCGCGCTGTTCTCCTCGCTGAGCGTGGGCGAGAACGTGCAGGTGCCGCTGAAGGAGCACTTCGGCGAACTGCCCGACAGCTGGCACTACGAACTGGCGCTGCTGAAGGTGAAGCTGGCCGGGTTGCCGGCCGACGCGATCAACAAGCTGCCCTCGCAGCTGTCCGGCGGCATGCGCAAGCGCGCCGGGCTGGCGCGCGCGCTGGCACTGGACCCGCCGCTGCTGTTCCTGGACGAACCCACCGCCGGGCTGGACCCGATCGGCGCGGCCGCCTTCGACCGGCTGATCCGCACCCTGCAGGAAGCGCTGGGGCTGACCGTGTTCCTCATCACCCACGACCTGGACACCCTGTACGCTATCTGCGACCGCGTGGCGGTGCTGGCCGACCGCAAGGTCATCGCCACCGCGCCGCTGGCGCAGATCGAGCAAGTCGACCACCCCTGGATCCAGGAATACTTCCACGGCCCGCGCGCGCGCGCGGCCCGCGACGCCAAGACCGCCTGGACCGAGAAAGCCTGA
- a CDS encoding MlaD family protein, whose amino-acid sequence METKANYVLIGAFTIVAGLALLLFGLWAAKYSSDRTWQEYRVVFREAVTGLSVGSPVQYNGIAVGSITELTLAPNDPRQVVARVRLNSTTPIKSDTRAKLGITSLTGPSIIQLSGGTPEAPSLTSVDTSDAPIIQTTPSALQNITDTANRIVERLDEVLSDRNVASITATLHNLETISGSLANRDEGMQSLILSARDAARNLDVTLKTTNGTIQRLDQNLVQQLPPILDKLESTLSKLDSASGNADKILGENRAAINSFANDGLGQLGPTLTELRGLIRDLRRVSDRLDNNPARYLLGRDAPKEFEPK is encoded by the coding sequence ATGGAAACCAAAGCCAACTACGTCCTGATCGGCGCCTTCACCATCGTGGCCGGGCTCGCCTTGCTGCTGTTCGGGCTGTGGGCCGCCAAGTATTCGTCCGACCGCACCTGGCAGGAATACCGGGTGGTGTTCCGCGAGGCGGTCACCGGCCTGTCGGTGGGCAGCCCGGTGCAGTACAACGGCATCGCGGTCGGCTCGATCACCGAGCTGACCCTGGCGCCGAACGATCCGCGCCAGGTGGTGGCGCGGGTGCGGCTGAACTCGACGACCCCGATCAAGAGCGACACCCGCGCCAAGCTGGGCATCACCAGCCTGACCGGACCGTCGATCATCCAGCTCTCCGGCGGCACCCCGGAGGCGCCGTCGCTGACCTCGGTCGACACCAGCGACGCGCCGATCATCCAGACCACGCCGTCGGCGCTGCAGAACATCACCGACACCGCCAACCGCATCGTTGAGCGCCTGGACGAGGTGCTCAGCGACCGCAACGTGGCCAGCATCACCGCCACCCTGCACAACCTGGAGACGATCAGCGGCTCGCTGGCCAACCGCGACGAAGGCATGCAGTCGCTGATCCTCAGCGCGCGCGACGCCGCGCGCAACCTCGACGTGACCCTGAAGACCACCAACGGCACCATCCAGCGCCTGGACCAGAACCTGGTGCAGCAGCTGCCGCCGATCCTGGACAAGCTGGAAAGCACGCTGAGCAAGCTGGATTCGGCCAGCGGCAACGCCGACAAGATCCTTGGCGAGAACCGCGCGGCGATCAACAGCTTCGCCAACGACGGCCTGGGCCAGCTCGGCCCGACCCTGACCGAGCTGCGCGGGCTGATCCGCGACCTGCGCCGGGTCAGCGACCGCCTGGACAACAACCCCGCGCGCTACCTGCTCGGCCGCGACGCCCCGAAGGAGTTCGAACCCAAATGA
- a CDS encoding ABC-type transport auxiliary lipoprotein family protein, whose translation MKPTRALLLLAIPALLLAGCSALTGGSKDPVTIYAPDVRVTPDPSWPQVTWQLAIAKPSAARVVDSARIAVRPTPGELQVYSGVGWAQPATDMLEDTLVRAFEDSGRIPGVARLGTGIRADYKLLLDLRRFESDYAGRDLPSATIELNAKLLYTPDQRVVASRTFLAAQPAASTDKAQVADAFGQALSQLSGEVVGWTLQQGQADAATALAPAPTIAPTPRR comes from the coding sequence ATGAAGCCGACGCGCGCCCTCCTGCTGCTCGCCATCCCGGCCCTGCTGCTCGCCGGTTGCTCGGCGCTGACCGGCGGCAGCAAGGACCCGGTCACGATCTACGCGCCCGACGTGCGGGTGACGCCGGACCCGTCCTGGCCGCAGGTGACCTGGCAGCTGGCGATCGCCAAGCCCAGCGCCGCGCGCGTGGTCGACAGTGCGCGCATCGCGGTGCGCCCCACCCCGGGCGAACTGCAGGTCTACAGCGGCGTCGGCTGGGCGCAGCCGGCCACCGACATGCTCGAGGACACGCTGGTGCGCGCGTTCGAGGATTCCGGGCGCATCCCCGGCGTGGCCCGGCTCGGCACCGGCATCCGCGCCGACTACAAGCTGCTGCTGGACCTGCGCCGCTTCGAATCCGACTACGCCGGCCGCGACCTGCCCTCGGCCACGATCGAGCTCAACGCCAAGCTGCTGTACACCCCCGACCAGCGCGTGGTCGCCTCGCGCACCTTCCTCGCCGCGCAGCCGGCCGCCAGCACCGACAAGGCGCAGGTCGCCGACGCCTTCGGCCAGGCGCTGTCGCAGCTGAGCGGCGAGGTGGTCGGCTGGACCCTGCAGCAAGGCCAGGCGGATGCAGCGACCGCACTGGCGCCAGCGCCGACGATCGCCCCAACCCCACGCCGCTGA
- a CDS encoding alpha-ketoglutarate-dependent dioxygenase AlkB, with translation MQLDLPGADVRWLPGWLAPAEAAALFAQLLGEVAWEVHRIRLFGRLVDSPRLSCWIGDPEASYRYSGTRFAPHPWPPALRPLRDRLAAETGVPFNSVLANRYRDGRDAMGWHSDDEKELGPRPLIASLSLGATRRFVLRHRSEPALRQALELSTGGLLLMGGETQRLYRHALPRTAKPVGERINLTFRRVATE, from the coding sequence ATGCAACTGGATCTGCCCGGCGCCGACGTCCGCTGGCTGCCCGGCTGGCTGGCGCCGGCGGAGGCGGCGGCGTTGTTCGCGCAGTTGCTGGGCGAGGTGGCCTGGGAAGTGCACCGCATCCGCCTGTTCGGGCGGCTGGTCGATTCGCCGCGGCTGAGTTGCTGGATCGGCGACCCGGAGGCGAGCTACCGCTACTCCGGCACCCGCTTCGCGCCGCACCCGTGGCCGCCGGCGCTACGGCCGTTGCGCGATCGGCTGGCCGCGGAAACCGGGGTGCCGTTCAACAGCGTGCTGGCCAACCGCTACCGCGACGGCCGCGACGCGATGGGCTGGCACAGCGACGACGAGAAGGAGTTGGGACCGCGCCCGCTGATCGCCTCGCTGAGCCTGGGCGCGACGCGCCGCTTCGTGCTGCGCCATCGCAGCGAACCGGCGCTGCGCCAGGCGCTGGAACTGAGCACGGGCGGGCTGCTGCTGATGGGAGGCGAGACCCAGCGGCTGTACCGGCACGCCTTGCCGCGGACCGCCAAGCCGGTCGGCGAGCGGATCAATCTGACGTTTCGCAGGGTTGCCACGGAGTAG